One Varibaculum prostatecancerukia genomic window, CTGCAGCAGCCAGCAGAACTAAATATTTGGCGGGCGCCCACCGATAACGATATGTATATTCGCCCCCTCTGGGAGCGGGCGCGCTATGACCGCGCCTACCCCCACGCTTATGAGGTTCGTGCTGATAGCGAGGCTCGGGGCGCGGTGGTAAGTGCGAAAGTGGCGCTGGTGTCACCTAGCTTGCAGCCTTTACTGAAAGCCGATATCGAGTGGATTGTCAGGCCGGACGGAGCTTTGCAAGTAGACGCGAAGGTATGCCGGGACACCCAGTTCCCCGAGCTGCCCCGCCTAGGCTTGCGTTTCTTCCTGGATAAATCCCTACAGCAGGCTACTTGGGCAGGGCTTGGCCCGCACGAAAACTACGTCGACAAGCGCCGCTCCAGTTGGCACGGATATTTTGAATCTTCGGTGGGCAATTTGTTCCAAAACTATTTGCGTCCCCAAGAAAACGGAACCCGCTCGGACTGCGATTATCTGCGCCTTTGCGGGAAAGAACTAACGGTAGAAGTAGCAAGCGAGGAGACCTATTTCTTCAATGCTTCTTACTATAGTCAGGAGGAACTGACCGAAAAAACCCACGAATATCAGTTATCGGAAACCGATAGCACCATTTTGTGTCTCGATCATCTGATGGCAGGGATAGGTTCGGAAAGCTGCGGACCGAAACTCCTGGAAAAATATCGGGTTGATTTCGAGACCACCAAATTCTCTTTCACTATTAAATTTTCTAACTAATTAAAGGAAAAGATACCCCATGGAAGAAAAGAAATACCTTAAGTGGTACAACAAAGTAGGTTATGGCTCTGGTGATATCGCCGGTAACGTAGTCTATGCTTTCCTGTCGGCGTTCGTAATGATTTACCTTACGGACACTCTTGGTTTAAGCGCGGGAATCATCGGAACCCTGATTATGCTGTCGAAGTTCTTTGACGGATTTTCTGACATTATTTTCGGGCGGTTAATGGATAAAACCGATACAAAAATGGGTAAAGCGCGCCCCTGGATGTTCTATGCATTCTTTGGTTGTGCTGCGATGCTGATAGCGATTTACGCTATCCCCACCTCAATGGGTAAAACTGCCCAGTATGCTTGGTTCTTCATTGCCTACACCCTGTTGAATGCGGTGTTCTACACGGCGAATAACATTGCCTATGCGGCATTGACTGCGCTGATTACCAAGAACCGCTCAGAGCGGGTGCAGATGGGGTCGATTCGCTTCATGTTCGCCTTTGGCACCTCCCTCACGATTCAGACCATTACCGTAGGTTTGGTGCAATGGATGGGCGGCGGTGCCGCTGCCTGGCGAAATGTGGCGATTATTTACGCGATAATCGGTATCTTGTCCAACACTTTGGCGGTGTTCTCGGTTAAGGAACTTTCCCACACTGAACTGGACGATGGTGATGAAGAGGCGGCCAAGGATGACCAGGTTTCCTTCCTAGAAGCGCTGAAACTGATGGGTAACCGCTACTACGTGATTATCGTAGTTTGCTTTATCTTGATGCAGTTCTTCACCGCCACCCTGAATATGGGGATTTACTTTATGACCTATATTTTGGGGAATGCTAACTTGCTGGGCGTTTTTGCCTGGGCAATCAACATTCCGCTGATTGTGGGTCTGCTAGTGACCCCGCTGGTAGTCTCCAAGCTGGGACGGATGCAACCAGTAACGGTTGTAGGTTACATAGTGGCCGTCCTCGGGCGTCTCGGGGTGGTGCTGGGAGCCTCCATGGGGTCAATCCCGTTGATGCTGTTCTTCTCCGGGTTAGCTTCTCTGGGTATGAGCCCGTTGCAGGGAACCCTTAACGCCCTAATCGCAGAGATCAGTGAGAACACCTTCCTGCGCACCAAGAAACGCATTGACGGCATGATGTTCTCTTGTTCTTCTCTCGGGGTAAAGATCGGTAGCGGGGTAGGCACCGCAGTCGCCGGTTGGTTGCTAGAGGCCGGTGGCTATGTCGGGGGCGCCAAGGTGCAGGTTGAGTCCGCCCTGCAAATGATTAAGTTCATGTACCTGTGGGTGCCCACGATTGCTAACCTGTTGATCTTGGTATTGCTGTTCTTCTTGGACGTTGAAAAGAAGAACGAAGTATTGCTTGCTCAGCTCAAGGAGGAGGAAGCGGCCGCGCTTAAAGCTGCCTCTCCGAAAGTTAGCCCGGACGAAAGTACTGCAGAGAAAATAGCGCAAGGACATGCCATGGGCGGCTCGGGAGCGAAAGAATCCGAGGGGCTTAAACTAGCCGAGTTGGATGAGGAAAAACTCCCCAATCCAGATGAGTTACCGGATGTGGTAGACCCTGATGATAAGCAACCTAAGGGAGATGGATAACCACCAGTCGGCGGCACCGCCTAGAGTGCCGAGACGGCAGCTGGTTTAATAAACCGTAACATTCCGCCGGGTGAAACTAATAGGGTTTCACCCGGCGGAACTTATTTTTACGAAATATATTACTGGGTGGCGATATTTGCCTGTTTACAGCGGGAATGGCACGTTTAACC contains:
- a CDS encoding MFS transporter — encoded protein: MEEKKYLKWYNKVGYGSGDIAGNVVYAFLSAFVMIYLTDTLGLSAGIIGTLIMLSKFFDGFSDIIFGRLMDKTDTKMGKARPWMFYAFFGCAAMLIAIYAIPTSMGKTAQYAWFFIAYTLLNAVFYTANNIAYAALTALITKNRSERVQMGSIRFMFAFGTSLTIQTITVGLVQWMGGGAAAWRNVAIIYAIIGILSNTLAVFSVKELSHTELDDGDEEAAKDDQVSFLEALKLMGNRYYVIIVVCFILMQFFTATLNMGIYFMTYILGNANLLGVFAWAINIPLIVGLLVTPLVVSKLGRMQPVTVVGYIVAVLGRLGVVLGASMGSIPLMLFFSGLASLGMSPLQGTLNALIAEISENTFLRTKKRIDGMMFSCSSLGVKIGSGVGTAVAGWLLEAGGYVGGAKVQVESALQMIKFMYLWVPTIANLLILVLLFFLDVEKKNEVLLAQLKEEEAAALKAASPKVSPDESTAEKIAQGHAMGGSGAKESEGLKLAELDEEKLPNPDELPDVVDPDDKQPKGDG